A region from the Salicibibacter cibarius genome encodes:
- a CDS encoding peptidoglycan-binding protein, translating to MKKYALSTVVAVGLLFAPNAADAFSVDADSMSEGDVNDSVNELQTELKDLGYFQGSTGSTFGPRTLSAVKAYQEDHGISSEAGNFFGVAGPQTIGSLEGSSSAETTSSDENSSSLSNGDTGEAVSDLQAQLQDLGYYDGSVDSIFGPQTESAVKAFQQDHGVSSPAGNFFGVAGSATLSALEGQPSENTGNSDNSGDNSEEESSSEDNASEGNASEEESSSEGNTSENNASEESSTEEDTSSEGSTSESESSNEGDGGSDNSGSDNAGNESDGGEVQGVSTGDNNSGSSDSGNSGDAGGVIDTAMAQMGTPYSYGANGPNAFDCSGFINYVLDQNGQGPDHRADTTSLYNMSTPVSNPSEGDLVFFDTSGGVSHAGIYIGNGEFIHASASNGVTIDSIDDPYYWGDKYLGAGSL from the coding sequence ATGAAAAAGTATGCTTTAAGTACAGTCGTGGCAGTAGGATTGCTATTCGCACCAAACGCTGCAGACGCATTTAGTGTAGATGCAGACTCCATGTCCGAAGGAGACGTAAATGACTCCGTAAATGAGTTGCAAACAGAATTAAAAGATCTTGGTTACTTTCAAGGTTCCACAGGATCTACGTTCGGTCCGAGAACGCTAAGCGCTGTAAAAGCGTATCAAGAAGATCATGGCATTTCTTCGGAAGCGGGGAACTTCTTTGGGGTTGCAGGACCGCAAACGATCGGTTCGCTTGAAGGTTCTTCCTCAGCTGAAACCACTAGTTCCGACGAAAATTCAAGTTCTTTGTCTAATGGAGACACCGGTGAAGCCGTAAGTGATCTTCAGGCGCAACTTCAAGATTTGGGATACTATGATGGAAGTGTCGACTCCATCTTCGGCCCGCAAACGGAAAGTGCCGTAAAAGCTTTTCAACAAGACCATGGTGTTTCTTCGCCTGCCGGTAACTTCTTCGGAGTAGCAGGATCGGCAACGTTAAGCGCCCTTGAAGGACAGCCGAGCGAGAATACCGGCAACAGTGACAACTCCGGAGACAACTCTGAAGAAGAGAGCAGCTCCGAAGACAATGCTTCCGAGGGCAACGCCTCTGAAGAAGAGAGCAGTTCCGAAGGCAATACTTCCGAGAATAATGCCTCTGAAGAGAGCAGCACCGAAGAAGATACTTCTTCCGAGGGCAGCACTTCCGAAAGTGAAAGCTCTAACGAAGGTGACGGCGGATCCGACAATTCCGGTAGCGACAACGCTGGAAATGAAAGCGACGGAGGGGAAGTCCAAGGCGTTTCAACCGGTGATAATAACTCTGGAAGCTCAGATTCCGGCAACAGTGGTGACGCTGGCGGTGTGATCGATACTGCTATGGCACAGATGGGTACGCCATATAGTTATGGCGCTAACGGTCCGAACGCATTTGATTGCAGCGGATTCATCAACTATGTGTTAGACCAAAATGGACAAGGCCCTGATCATCGTGCGGACACAACTTCTTTGTATAATATGAGCACGCCCGTATCGAATCCGAGCGAAGGCGATCTTGTATTCTTTGACACTAGCGGCGGTGTATCCCACGCGGGTATCTACATCGGAAATGGTGAGTTCATCCATGCAAGTGCATCAAACGGCGTAACGATCGATAGCATCGATGACCCTTACTATTGGGGTGACAAATACCTCGGAGCCGGAAGTCTTTAA
- a CDS encoding YwgA family protein — protein MLNQHVNVLSLLQRVGEITGRKKFQKIVFISKKLGMPFHEKYDFHRYGPYSEELSLRLEELQQFGFISEIKEEKAGYYQYRYQVATNGEHFLKTKGNDRETFEQQQNVIEDMNACSSKFLELTATILFLEPADKEDIIKKVHMLKKTQNYSEGDIEQAYAHIERWRQHLN, from the coding sequence GTGTTGAACCAACATGTCAATGTCTTGTCATTATTACAGAGGGTTGGAGAAATAACCGGACGGAAGAAGTTTCAAAAAATCGTCTTTATCAGTAAAAAATTAGGAATGCCGTTTCATGAGAAGTACGATTTTCATCGCTATGGCCCGTATTCCGAAGAGCTGAGCCTTCGCCTTGAAGAACTGCAACAATTTGGATTTATATCGGAAATCAAAGAAGAAAAGGCAGGGTATTATCAATATCGCTATCAGGTGGCTACAAATGGCGAACATTTTCTGAAAACAAAAGGGAACGATCGTGAAACATTTGAACAACAGCAAAATGTCATTGAAGACATGAATGCTTGCTCATCCAAATTTCTTGAATTGACCGCCACGATCCTTTTTTTGGAACCTGCAGATAAAGAAGACATTATCAAAAAAGTACATATGTTAAAGAAGACGCAAAACTATTCCGAAGGGGATATTGAACAGGCATATGCCCATATTGAACGCTGGAGGCAGCATCTCAATTAA
- a CDS encoding YwhD family protein — MELFNKNKEKRTGSGFNILSGDSTDGHGGFGVGSLSLDHLTPVIIDPVDERVFIDMGAIHARSEIEKKVKLLENKEELNDPREYWMVWVTTGHTEKGEPKYDGVGACRFYREVEPPEGSRFRRGYKSMPEHVNNMDKALKGRVVVDLMDEKSRYMLREYLKGFSEEYWNNSDDQLKEALADS; from the coding sequence GTGGAACTTTTTAATAAAAATAAAGAGAAACGTACAGGTTCAGGTTTTAATATATTAAGCGGAGATTCGACAGATGGACACGGTGGATTCGGGGTAGGTTCCCTAAGCCTTGACCATTTAACGCCAGTCATTATTGACCCTGTTGATGAACGAGTGTTTATAGATATGGGAGCCATTCATGCCCGTTCTGAAATTGAAAAGAAAGTCAAGCTGCTCGAAAATAAAGAAGAACTGAACGACCCGAGAGAATATTGGATGGTTTGGGTGACGACCGGCCATACGGAAAAAGGGGAACCAAAGTATGATGGCGTCGGAGCTTGTCGTTTTTATCGGGAAGTTGAGCCTCCGGAAGGCAGTCGTTTTCGCAGAGGATACAAAAGCATGCCTGAACATGTGAACAACATGGATAAAGCTTTAAAAGGCCGGGTCGTCGTGGATCTTATGGATGAAAAATCCCGGTACATGTTGCGGGAATATTTGAAAGGGTTTAGTGAAGAATACTGGAACAATTCGGATGATCAGCTCAAAGAAGCACTGGCGGATTCGTGA
- a CDS encoding lipoate--protein ligase family protein, with the protein MTSLQTLPAKQWRWLDHSEQGLDYSPLHSFAYDDTLCESVGKEDSFPIVHTWIHKPTIVLGTLDSRLPSIHRAIEQQNENGFETIVRNSGGLAVFLDPGILNISLIVKDTKTFAINAAYTFMWNVVREMYHDAAKEILAGEIAGSYCPGNYDLSIGGKKFAGISQRRLRGGISIQVYLAVTGNGSERAEIIRHFYQIAGGEDSPATPKVKPETMASLTELYNRKMTIADSEARMQRVFNNHGITITPTRLSSNEESRFQKRLSLIDARNKKILGYEQKAR; encoded by the coding sequence ATGACAAGTTTACAAACATTGCCGGCAAAGCAATGGCGTTGGCTGGACCATTCGGAGCAGGGCTTGGATTACAGCCCGCTTCATTCCTTCGCTTACGATGACACCCTTTGCGAAAGTGTCGGCAAAGAAGACTCCTTTCCGATCGTGCATACATGGATTCACAAGCCGACAATTGTGCTCGGAACACTGGATAGCCGTTTGCCTTCCATCCATCGCGCAATCGAGCAACAAAACGAAAACGGTTTCGAAACAATCGTACGTAATTCCGGGGGGCTCGCTGTTTTTCTTGATCCGGGAATTTTAAACATTTCTCTTATCGTAAAAGATACGAAAACTTTCGCGATCAATGCTGCTTACACGTTCATGTGGAACGTTGTCCGGGAAATGTACCATGATGCGGCAAAAGAAATATTGGCAGGGGAAATTGCCGGGTCTTACTGTCCGGGCAATTATGATCTCAGTATCGGAGGAAAAAAATTCGCGGGCATTTCCCAACGTCGGCTTCGGGGCGGAATCTCCATTCAAGTCTATCTCGCCGTTACAGGTAACGGCTCCGAGCGGGCAGAAATCATCCGTCATTTTTATCAAATAGCAGGCGGAGAAGACAGCCCCGCAACGCCAAAAGTCAAGCCTGAAACGATGGCTTCCTTAACAGAGTTGTATAATCGGAAAATGACAATCGCCGACAGTGAAGCGCGCATGCAACGGGTGTTCAATAACCACGGGATCACGATTACGCCAACCCGTTTGTCCTCCAACGAAGAGAGTCGTTTCCAAAAAAGATTGAGCCTCATTGATGCGCGTAACAAAAAAATATTGGGATACGAACAGAAAGCCCGTTGA
- the nagE gene encoding N-acetylglucosamine-specific PTS transporter subunit IIBC, whose amino-acid sequence MMKYLQNLGRSLMLPVAVLPAAAILAGIAHWILNFAEDSVIANYMMAGSDAILGSLGILFAVGVAIGMSKDQHGAAGLSGLVAFLVTTQVLETESVSALLSIDPENVNMAFDEEIIENVFIGILSGIIASIMYNRFSHVRLPDALAFFSGKRLVPIMSAGAMLVISAVLFFVWPIVYGWLVTFGTWIMDMGATGAGLYGFFNRLLIPTGLHHALNNVFWFDLAGIDDIASFWNSEGEQGITGRYLAGFFPIMMFGLPAAALAMYHTAKTKRRKQAASLLMAAGFASFFTGVTEPLEFSFMFLAPLLYVVHAALTGLSLFIAATFQWTAGFSFSAGFVDYTLSLAVPIANQPYMLLVQGLFFAFLYYFLFRFLIQKFDLKTPGREDEEVVAQTEGSEPAAGDAAPTSQKDKTTVMAEEIYEGLGGDENVTSIDNCVSRLRIEVGDMDKVDQEKIKAAGVPGVNVVGQHNIQVVVGTQVQFVADEMIKIRNRE is encoded by the coding sequence ATGATGAAATACTTACAAAATCTCGGTCGCTCGTTAATGTTACCGGTCGCGGTCTTGCCTGCTGCCGCGATTCTCGCCGGTATCGCCCACTGGATTCTCAACTTCGCGGAAGATAGTGTAATCGCTAACTATATGATGGCCGGCAGTGATGCTATTCTTGGCAGCCTCGGTATTTTGTTTGCTGTCGGTGTTGCCATTGGCATGTCGAAAGATCAACATGGAGCCGCTGGATTAAGTGGCCTTGTCGCCTTTTTGGTCACCACACAAGTGCTGGAAACCGAATCTGTTTCAGCTTTACTAAGCATTGATCCGGAAAATGTCAATATGGCTTTTGACGAGGAGATCATTGAGAATGTGTTTATTGGAATTTTGTCGGGGATTATAGCTTCGATCATGTACAATCGTTTCAGCCATGTACGATTGCCGGACGCACTTGCCTTTTTCAGTGGCAAACGTTTGGTTCCGATTATGAGTGCGGGTGCCATGTTAGTCATATCAGCGGTATTATTTTTTGTATGGCCGATCGTTTATGGATGGCTGGTTACCTTCGGTACTTGGATCATGGATATGGGTGCAACCGGCGCAGGTTTATACGGCTTCTTTAATCGATTGCTCATTCCAACCGGACTTCATCATGCGTTGAATAATGTTTTCTGGTTTGATCTCGCGGGGATTGATGATATTGCTAGCTTTTGGAACAGCGAAGGGGAACAAGGCATTACCGGTCGCTACTTGGCAGGATTCTTCCCGATCATGATGTTTGGTCTTCCCGCCGCCGCTTTAGCCATGTATCACACAGCAAAAACGAAGCGGAGAAAACAAGCAGCATCCCTATTGATGGCTGCCGGGTTCGCTTCCTTCTTTACAGGTGTAACGGAGCCGCTTGAATTTTCTTTCATGTTTTTGGCCCCGCTTCTCTATGTCGTGCATGCTGCTTTAACCGGACTGTCCCTCTTCATCGCAGCAACGTTCCAGTGGACCGCCGGCTTCAGTTTCAGTGCCGGCTTCGTGGATTATACCCTTAGTTTGGCGGTACCGATTGCGAATCAACCGTATATGTTACTCGTTCAAGGTTTGTTCTTTGCCTTTCTTTACTACTTCCTGTTCCGTTTCTTAATTCAAAAATTCGACTTAAAAACGCCGGGACGAGAAGACGAGGAAGTGGTCGCCCAAACAGAAGGCAGTGAACCAGCAGCCGGAGACGCCGCTCCTACTTCCCAAAAGGATAAAACCACCGTTATGGCAGAAGAGATTTATGAAGGCCTTGGCGGAGACGAAAACGTTACATCCATTGATAACTGTGTTTCCCGCTTACGGATTGAAGTGGGCGATATGGATAAAGTAGATCAAGAAAAGATTAAAGCAGCCGGTGTTCCGGGCGTCAATGTCGTCGGTCAGCACAATATACAAGTTGTCGTCGGGACACAAGTCCAATTCGTAGCCGATGAAATGATTAAAATTCGAAACCGGGAATAA
- a CDS encoding DUF871 domain-containing protein, translating into MKGFSVYLGQQSEEKQQRLLSKMKRAGFQTVFTSLHIPEDDAGTYKTALRVLGKQVREHEMELFADVSPASFSHLGLCWEHAGELLHWGVSGLRADVGFSPDQIVSFSKQMKVALNAGTVDRETLQNYLEKGLHVENTEAWHNFYPRPETGLPLQDVQQKNALFHSFGIRTVAFVAGDGVKRGPVYAGVPTVEDQRHVHPFAAALVLWRMADTDKVLVGDTDISEKSMQAFQIFENKAVVSMMVRIGPFEDESVQALVLQTHQQRMDKADYVVRSQTSRPYARCGNVKIPANGGGARPTGTITIDNEQYGRYQGELQITKTDLSASEKVNVVGHVLAGDLPILNVLREGERFCFIERLEKESEQ; encoded by the coding sequence ATGAAAGGTTTTTCCGTTTATTTAGGACAGCAATCGGAAGAAAAGCAGCAACGGTTACTCTCGAAGATGAAACGAGCGGGTTTTCAGACCGTTTTCACATCGCTGCATATCCCTGAAGATGATGCCGGTACATATAAAACTGCTTTGCGTGTGTTAGGGAAGCAAGTGCGCGAACATGAAATGGAATTGTTTGCGGATGTCTCACCTGCATCTTTTTCCCATCTGGGGTTATGTTGGGAACATGCCGGGGAACTTTTGCATTGGGGGGTGAGCGGTCTTAGGGCGGATGTTGGTTTTTCTCCTGATCAAATTGTTTCATTTTCCAAGCAAATGAAAGTAGCGTTAAACGCGGGTACCGTTGATCGGGAAACGCTGCAAAATTATTTGGAAAAGGGTCTTCATGTTGAGAATACAGAAGCCTGGCATAATTTTTACCCACGACCGGAAACGGGATTGCCGTTGCAAGACGTTCAACAAAAAAATGCTTTGTTTCATTCTTTTGGAATCCGGACGGTGGCTTTCGTTGCAGGCGATGGCGTGAAAAGAGGACCCGTATACGCAGGGGTGCCTACCGTTGAAGATCAACGCCATGTCCATCCGTTTGCCGCGGCGCTTGTACTTTGGCGAATGGCGGATACTGATAAAGTATTGGTCGGGGACACGGACATTTCCGAAAAAAGTATGCAGGCATTTCAAATCTTCGAAAATAAGGCCGTTGTGTCTATGATGGTCCGAATAGGCCCTTTTGAAGATGAATCGGTTCAGGCGCTTGTTTTGCAAACGCATCAACAGCGGATGGATAAGGCCGATTATGTGGTGCGTTCACAAACGTCTCGTCCTTATGCGAGGTGCGGAAACGTGAAAATACCAGCGAATGGTGGCGGGGCAAGGCCGACGGGGACCATTACAATAGACAACGAACAATACGGACGCTACCAAGGGGAGCTTCAAATAACAAAAACCGACCTTTCGGCAAGTGAGAAGGTGAATGTTGTCGGTCACGTGTTGGCAGGAGATCTTCCGATATTGAATGTTTTGCGTGAAGGAGAACGTTTTTGCTTTATTGAACGTTTGGAGAAAGAAAGCGAACAGTGA
- the hemQ gene encoding hydrogen peroxide-dependent heme synthase produces the protein MPEPAETIDGWYCLHDLRSIDWTSWKRVPVDERQEILAEFTAMVDEWIDNEKNEEGSYALYSIVGQKADLMFMLLRPTMEELEQIEKAFNQSRLAEYTIPAYSYVSVVELGKYMFKGEGDPLEDPSIRERIFPILPKWEHICFYPMDKKREGDDNWYMMPAKDRGQLMYGHGMVGRKYAGYVKQVITGSVGFDDWEWGVTLFAHDVLQFKKLVYEMRFDEASARFAEFGPFYVGNVLKKDKITGYFQV, from the coding sequence ATGCCTGAACCTGCAGAGACCATTGATGGCTGGTATTGCCTGCATGATCTCCGTTCGATTGATTGGACATCATGGAAACGCGTACCGGTAGATGAACGGCAAGAAATACTGGCTGAATTCACGGCCATGGTCGACGAGTGGATCGACAATGAAAAGAATGAAGAAGGAAGCTACGCGCTATACTCGATCGTAGGGCAAAAAGCGGACCTCATGTTTATGTTGCTCCGCCCGACAATGGAAGAATTGGAGCAAATTGAAAAAGCCTTTAACCAATCGCGCTTAGCTGAATATACGATTCCGGCTTATTCTTATGTCTCCGTCGTGGAATTGGGCAAATACATGTTCAAAGGCGAAGGAGACCCCCTCGAGGATCCGAGCATCCGCGAGCGTATCTTCCCGATTTTACCGAAATGGGAACATATATGTTTTTACCCAATGGACAAAAAACGTGAAGGAGACGACAATTGGTACATGATGCCCGCAAAAGACCGAGGGCAATTGATGTATGGCCATGGGATGGTCGGCCGCAAGTACGCGGGATATGTCAAGCAAGTCATCACCGGCTCCGTCGGTTTTGACGATTGGGAATGGGGCGTGACCTTATTCGCCCACGACGTCCTTCAATTTAAAAAGCTTGTCTATGAAATGCGTTTTGACGAAGCATCCGCGCGCTTTGCCGAGTTCGGCCCTTTCTATGTAGGAAATGTATTGAAAAAAGATAAAATTACAGGTTATTTCCAAGTATAA
- a CDS encoding HD domain-containing protein yields MSRGNTMLKEEKVFKDPVHRYIHVRDQLIWDLIGTKEFQRLRRVRQLGTTFLTFHGAEHTRFNHSLGVYEIMRRMIEIFKGRPHWNEDDRLLCLATALLHDIGHGPFSHSFEKVFDTDHESWTRAIIMGQTEVNAVLRRMGDEFPREVSEVIEKTHPNKLVVSMISSQIDADRMDYLQRDAFYTGVSYGHFDMERILRVMRPLDDQVVIKSTGMHAVEDYIMSRYQMYWQVYFHPVTRSAEVILNKILRRAKYLYLNGFVFKQFPTHLKPFFDGDISIADYLKLDEMIIFYYFQVWEEEQDDILADLCGRFLHRRLFQYVEFNQHFIMNEWAGLQERFKAIGVDPDYYLVIDFSSDLPYDFYRPGEEEERMPIHLLMNDRKLRELSRQSDVVEAISGKKRTDHKLYYPSDILYMPGQENEKREILEILSG; encoded by the coding sequence ATGAGCAGAGGCAATACAATGTTAAAAGAAGAAAAAGTGTTTAAGGATCCGGTTCATCGGTATATTCATGTCCGTGATCAGTTGATATGGGATTTGATCGGAACGAAAGAGTTTCAACGGTTGCGGCGGGTACGTCAGCTCGGAACGACGTTTCTCACTTTTCACGGAGCTGAACATACACGTTTTAACCACTCGCTCGGGGTGTATGAAATCATGCGGCGAATGATTGAAATTTTTAAAGGCCGACCGCACTGGAATGAGGACGATCGTTTGCTCTGCCTGGCGACGGCGCTTCTTCATGATATAGGGCATGGTCCTTTTTCCCATTCATTTGAAAAAGTATTTGATACGGACCATGAAAGTTGGACACGTGCGATTATTATGGGGCAAACCGAAGTCAATGCGGTTCTTCGGCGAATGGGGGATGAATTTCCGCGCGAGGTCTCGGAAGTGATCGAAAAAACACACCCGAACAAACTTGTCGTCAGCATGATCTCTAGCCAAATTGATGCGGATCGAATGGACTATTTGCAACGCGATGCCTTTTACACAGGCGTCAGTTATGGGCATTTCGATATGGAGCGGATTTTGCGAGTGATGCGGCCATTGGATGATCAGGTCGTTATCAAGAGTACCGGGATGCACGCGGTGGAAGACTACATCATGAGCCGCTATCAGATGTATTGGCAAGTCTATTTTCACCCGGTTACACGAAGCGCGGAAGTGATTTTAAATAAAATATTACGAAGGGCAAAATACCTTTACTTGAATGGATTTGTCTTCAAACAATTTCCGACGCACCTTAAGCCTTTTTTTGACGGGGATATTTCGATTGCGGACTATTTGAAGCTTGATGAAATGATTATCTTTTATTATTTTCAAGTGTGGGAAGAAGAACAAGATGACATTCTTGCCGATTTATGCGGACGTTTTCTGCATCGACGGTTGTTTCAATACGTTGAATTCAACCAACATTTTATTATGAATGAATGGGCAGGATTGCAAGAACGATTTAAAGCAATTGGGGTAGATCCGGATTATTATTTGGTCATTGATTTTTCATCCGACCTCCCCTATGATTTTTACCGGCCCGGGGAAGAGGAAGAACGGATGCCGATCCATTTGCTTATGAATGATCGGAAACTCCGTGAGTTATCACGGCAATCGGATGTTGTCGAGGCGATTTCCGGCAAAAAACGAACGGATCATAAGCTGTATTATCCGAGTGATATATTGTACATGCCCGGCCAAGAAAACGAGAAGCGTGAAATACTGGAGATTTTGTCAGGTTGA
- the murQ gene encoding N-acetylmuramic acid 6-phosphate etherase, whose product MFNRLETERRNPKSEHLDEMTVYEILRTMNEEDQYATEAVRHVLPAIAPLVKAVTKSLQTKGRLIYVGAGTSGRLGLLDAVECRPTFGVPSSTVIGQMAGGEAAFTEAKEGAEDSRGAGEHDLKTLSVTANDVVIGLAASGRTPYVVGALQYARSCGAVTGSVACNLSAVISEHADYPMEVNTGAEVLTGSTRLKAGTAQKLILNMISTASMVGAGKVYENLMVDVKPTNEKLYKRSHRIIMEATGVDEDTAITVFEEAGQHVKTAIVMILADVKEKDARQMLAQADGFIKKAVRGGV is encoded by the coding sequence ATGTTTAACCGCTTAGAAACGGAACGAAGAAATCCTAAAAGCGAGCACTTGGATGAAATGACTGTCTATGAGATTCTCCGAACGATGAACGAAGAAGATCAATATGCGACGGAGGCGGTAAGGCATGTCTTGCCGGCAATTGCGCCATTAGTGAAAGCGGTTACTAAGTCTTTGCAAACGAAAGGGCGGCTCATTTATGTGGGAGCAGGCACGAGTGGACGGCTCGGGTTGCTCGATGCTGTTGAATGCCGCCCGACGTTTGGTGTGCCATCATCTACCGTCATTGGGCAAATGGCAGGCGGCGAGGCCGCTTTTACAGAAGCAAAGGAGGGAGCGGAAGATTCACGGGGAGCAGGGGAACATGATTTAAAAACCCTTTCCGTAACGGCAAATGATGTCGTGATCGGTCTTGCCGCCAGTGGGCGAACCCCTTACGTTGTGGGTGCTTTGCAATATGCCCGTTCATGCGGGGCTGTGACCGGAAGTGTCGCTTGCAACTTATCAGCCGTCATTAGTGAACATGCGGATTATCCGATGGAGGTGAATACGGGAGCGGAAGTACTCACCGGATCTACGCGATTGAAAGCCGGCACCGCCCAAAAATTGATCTTGAACATGATTTCCACAGCATCCATGGTTGGGGCAGGGAAGGTTTATGAAAATTTAATGGTAGATGTAAAGCCCACGAATGAAAAATTATACAAGCGTTCTCATCGCATTATTATGGAAGCGACAGGTGTAGACGAGGATACGGCGATTACGGTATTTGAAGAGGCCGGCCAACACGTCAAAACGGCGATCGTAATGATTCTTGCTGATGTAAAGGAAAAAGATGCCCGGCAGATGCTTGCACAAGCGGATGGGTTTATTAAAAAGGCAGTGAGAGGCGGGGTTTAA
- a CDS encoding PTS transporter subunit EIIC, with translation MRKEEAIVQELVSHLGGKENIASISNCMTRLRLNFHDYEKVQLDEIRNMDDVLGVVEDETLQIVLGPGTANKVAIALSETTGLTAGEDEDEHVAEDTKTQMKQKNKTPVKNFLKRIGNIFIPLIPALIASGLINGGAGLAENLGVDEQTTWLQMAQVIGGGLFAFLSILVGWTTAREFGGTPALGAVAGILIINPELEAITLFGDELVAGQGGVFAALLAAWVMAMVERFVRKFVPAALDILLTPFITVLVVGFATLIVLQPLAAGFSDVVQIGINFLLEIGGPIAGAVLAGFFLPLVMIGMHHGLTPIHLDFIETIGHTPILTILGMAGGGQVGAALAVYVKTRSQKLKDRVKGTVPAGFLGVGEPLLFGVTLPLGRPFVTACLGAAVGGAFQAVAGTGATGIGISGLSMIPIIAEGQYISYIIGLLIAYVFGFLFTYWFGFKEEMVKNLE, from the coding sequence ATGAGAAAAGAGGAAGCCATCGTTCAAGAACTGGTATCCCACTTGGGCGGAAAAGAAAACATAGCCTCCATATCCAATTGTATGACGCGGTTACGGTTGAATTTTCATGACTACGAAAAGGTTCAACTTGATGAAATCCGCAACATGGACGACGTATTGGGCGTTGTGGAAGATGAGACATTGCAAATCGTTCTTGGGCCCGGTACCGCCAATAAAGTGGCCATTGCCCTTTCGGAAACGACGGGTTTAACTGCAGGGGAAGACGAAGATGAACACGTGGCCGAGGATACGAAAACCCAAATGAAACAAAAAAATAAAACACCGGTTAAAAATTTTCTGAAACGAATCGGAAATATTTTTATTCCTCTTATTCCGGCGTTGATCGCTTCCGGGCTTATTAATGGAGGTGCCGGTCTCGCGGAAAACCTCGGGGTAGATGAACAGACGACCTGGTTGCAAATGGCGCAAGTTATCGGCGGAGGACTCTTTGCCTTTCTGAGTATTCTCGTCGGTTGGACGACGGCTCGGGAATTTGGGGGAACACCGGCGCTCGGTGCCGTTGCCGGTATTTTAATTATCAATCCTGAACTGGAAGCCATCACGCTTTTCGGGGATGAACTTGTCGCCGGCCAGGGCGGGGTTTTCGCGGCATTGTTAGCGGCTTGGGTGATGGCGATGGTGGAACGGTTTGTACGCAAATTCGTGCCCGCCGCCTTGGATATTCTCCTAACGCCATTCATTACCGTTCTTGTCGTTGGATTCGCGACCCTTATCGTACTGCAACCGCTTGCTGCCGGATTTTCCGATGTGGTACAAATAGGCATTAACTTCTTGTTGGAGATCGGAGGCCCGATCGCGGGAGCTGTCCTTGCCGGATTCTTCCTTCCACTCGTCATGATCGGCATGCACCATGGATTGACACCGATTCACCTGGACTTTATCGAAACGATCGGCCACACACCGATTCTTACCATTCTTGGCATGGCCGGAGGCGGCCAAGTAGGCGCGGCGCTTGCCGTCTATGTGAAAACGAGAAGCCAGAAATTAAAAGATAGGGTTAAAGGCACAGTGCCGGCAGGTTTTCTCGGTGTTGGGGAGCCATTATTATTTGGGGTAACCTTGCCTCTGGGGCGCCCATTCGTTACCGCCTGTTTAGGGGCGGCCGTCGGCGGAGCTTTCCAGGCTGTCGCTGGCACCGGTGCTACAGGGATCGGCATTTCCGGTTTATCTATGATCCCGATCATCGCGGAGGGACAATATATTTCCTATATTATCGGTTTGTTAATCGCTTATGTGTTTGGGTTCCTCTTCACGTATTGGTTTGGTTTCAAGGAAGAAATGGTCAAAAACTTGGAGTAG